A portion of the Kazachstania africana CBS 2517 chromosome 2, complete genome genome contains these proteins:
- the KAFR0B01360 gene encoding uncharacterized protein (similar to Saccharomyces cerevisiae RNR1 (YER070W) and RNR3 (YIL066C); ancestral locus Anc_7.256) produces MYVIKRDGRKEPVRFDKITARITRLSYGLDPERIDAAKVTQRIIAGIYEGVSTQELDNLAAETCAYMTTIHPDYSTLAARLAISNLHKQTTKQFSQVVSNLHHYINPATGKHAPLVSKRVYDIVMKNKDVLNSAIVYDRDYNFNYFGFKTLERSYLLRIEDKVVERPQHLLMRVALGIHMDDIESAIESYNLMSLKYFIHATPTLFNAGTPHPQMSSCFLVSMKDDSIDGIFETLKECALISKSAGGIGVHVHDIRGSDSYIAGTNGKAKGMMPVVSIFNTTARFVTQGGNKRPGAIAFFLEPWHPDVFKFIEMRKNHGDEEYRARDLFPALWIPDLFMKRVADNGQWTFFSSSEAPGLSDVYGDEFEELYERYEREGRGKTIKAQKLWYAILEAQTETGTPFMCYKDAANQKSNQKNLGTIKSSNLCCEILEYSNPEETAVCNLASICLPTFIEYSEDNKTSTYNFDKLHSVAKVITRNLNRVIDNNYYPVPEAKRSNMRHRPIALGVQGLADTFMMLRLPFESDEATKLNKQIFETIYHASLEASCELAQKEGHYETFPGSPASQGILQMDMWNAEPFGMWDWETLRKDIVKYGIRNSLTMAPMPTASTSQIMGFNECFEPITSNMYQRRVLSGEFQIVNPYLLRDLVDLGIWDDSMKQYLITQNGSIQNLPNVPDELKELYKTVWEISQKKILDMAADRSIYIDQSHSLNLFIRAPTMGKITSMHFYGWKKGLKTGMYYLRTQAASAAIQFTIDQSVADQAANNIAIMETLHRPEYITQGPRFANTDIERSSSPVSTDSSISSGMSSMKLENQEPIRPADTNSTEKIPVSVSTSDQVNVSTQ; encoded by the coding sequence atgtATGTCATCAAAAGAGACGGTCGTAAAGAACCAGTACgttttgataaaatcaCTGCTAGAATCACACGTTTATCCTATGGTCTAGATCCTGAACGTATTGATGCTGCTAAGGTCACTCAACGTATTATTGCCGGTATATATGAAGGTGTTTCCACACAAGAACTGGATAATTTGGCTGCTGAAACATGTGCTTATATGACCACTATTCATCCAGATTATAGTACTTTAGCTGCCAGATtggcaatttcaaatttacacAAACAGACAACAAAGCAATTCTCACAAGTTGTCAGTAATCTACATCACTATATCAATCCTGCTACAGGTAAACATGCTCCATTGGTATCAAAAAGGGTTTATGACATTGTcatgaaaaataaagatgTATTAAACTCAGCTATCGTATATGATAGAGattataatttcaattatttcgGTTTCAAGACTCTTGAACGTTCTTATCTTTTGAGAATCGAAGATAAAGTTGTAGAACGTCCACAACATTTACTTATGAGAGTCGCCTTAGGTATTCATATGGATGATATCGAATCGGCCATCGAATCCTACAATCTAATGTCCCTTAAATACTTCATTCATGCCACACCAACATTATTCAACGCTGGTACCCCGCATCCACAAATGTCTTCATGTTTCCTGGTCTCCATGAAAGACGATTCCATTGATGGTATTTTCGAAACATTAAAAGAATGTGCCTTAATTTCTAAATCCGCAGGTGGTATTGGTGTCCATGTTCATGACATCCGTGGTAGTGACTCCTATATCGCTGGTACAAACGGTAAAGCTAAAGGTATGATGCCTGTTGTCAGCATCTTCAATACTACCGCTCGTTTCGTCACCCAAGGTGGTAATAAGAGACCAGGTGCCATTGCGTTCTTCTTAGAACCATGGCATCCAGAtgtcttcaaattcattgaaatgaGAAAGAATCATGGTGATGAAGAGTACCGTGCTAGAGATCTATTCCCTGCTTTATGGATCCCAGATTTATTCATGAAGCGTGTTGCTGATAATGGCCAATGGACTTTTTTCTCATCAAGTGAAGCTCCAGGTCTATCTGATGTTTATGGTGacgaatttgaagaattatatGAACGTTATGAAAGAGAAGGTCGTGGTAAGACCATCAAAGCTCAAAAATTATGGTACGCCATTTTGGAAGCTCAAACCGAAACTGGTACTCCATTCATGTGTTACAAGGATGCTGCAAACCAAAAGTCTAACCAAAAGAATCTAGGTACTATCAAATCCTCTAACTTATGTTGTGAAATCCTCGAATACTCCAACCCAGAAGAGACTGCTGTTTGTAATTTGGCTTCTATTTGCTTGCCCACCTTTATAGAATACTCTGAAGATAACAAGACTTCAACTTACAACTTTGACAAACTACACAGCGTCGCTAAGGTTATTACACGCAATTTGAATAGAGTTATTGACAATAATTACTACCCAGTCCCAGAAGCTAAGAGATCTAACATGAGACATAGGCCAATTGCCTTAGGTGTACAAGGTTTAGCTGATACTTTCATGATGTTACGTCTACCATTCGAATCTGATGAAGCTACTAAACTtaataaacaaattttcGAAACTATCTATCATGCATCCTTAGAAGCCTCATGTGAACTAGCACAAAAGGAAGGTCACTATGAAACCTTTCCAGGTTCTCCAGCTTCCCAAGGTATCCTACAAATGGATATGTGGAATGCTGAACCATTCGGTATGTGGGATTGGGAAACATTGAGAAAAGATATTGTCAAGTATGGTATCAGAAACTCTCTAACGATGGCACCAATGCCAACAGCTTCTACTTCACAAATCATGGGTTTCAATGAATGTTTCGAACCTATCACCTCCAACATGTACCAACGTCGTGTCTTATCGGGTGAATTCCAAATTGTTAATCCATACTTATTACGTGATTTAGTCGATTTAGGTATTTGGGATGATAGTATGAAACAATATTTAATTACACAGAATGGTTCCATTCAAAACTTGCCAAATGTTCCAGATGAACTTAAGGAATTATATAAGACTGTCTGGGAAATTTctcaaaagaagattctAGATATGGCTGCTGATCGTTCCATTTACATTGATCAATCTCATTCATTAAACTTATTCATTCGTGCACCAACCATGGGTAAAATTACAAGTATGCATTTCTACGGTTGGAAGAAGGGTTTGAAGACAGGTATGTATTACCTAAGAACACAAGCTGCTTCTGCTGCTATTCAGTTCACAATTGATCAGAGTGTCGCTGACCAAGCCGCTAATAATATCGCTATTATGGAAACCCTACACCGTCCAGAATACATCACACAAGGTCCTAGGTTCGCAAACACAGATATTGAGAGAAGCTCGTCACCAGTTTCTACAGACAGCTCGATTTCCAGTGGCATGTCATCTATGAAACTTGAAAACCAAGAACCTATCAGACCTGCCGATACTAATTCCACTGAAAAGATTCCTGTTTCAGTTTCTACTTCTGACCAGGTAAATGTCAGTACTCAATAG
- the YRB2 gene encoding Yrb2p (similar to Saccharomyces cerevisiae YRB2 (YIL063C); ancestral locus Anc_7.253), whose translation MSDSEELLKKKIEEKEVKNKEEKYDEEESTKNEESLKRTRSNTDEPSKEEKTGEEDHSSKKAKTETTDKEGEKKEEVKEDEGRKESKPKFVFGAKTSFGSGFNVTKNAPTDEKDDSTMSSSKPFAFGKGFSFGSGFGVLSKNEAAPTKKDNDETNEKDEKEKSSTVPIESTPSVKLHRQDVKSGEELDECVFLANAKLYQLSDIKEGWKERGVGTLKINKNKNTNKHRILMRSRGILKVILNLPLIKGFSVQKGFPGSLQSEKFVRIIAMDDHKTPVTYALKTGKEETRDELYDNITKSIGDE comes from the coding sequence atgtcaGACAGtgaagaattattgaagaaaaagatagaagaaaaagaagtaaAGAACAAAGAggaaaaatatgatgaagaagaatcgACTAAGAATGAAGAGTCGCtgaaaagaacaagaagtAATACGGATGAACCTTccaaagaggaaaaaacCGGTGAAGAAGACCATTCTTCGAAAAAGGCCAAGACTGAAACAACTGATAAAGAAGGtgagaagaaagaagagGTAAAGGAGGATGAGGGAAGAAAAGAATCTAAACCAAAGTTTGTGTTTGGTGCGAAGACTTCATTTGGATCAGGTTTTAATGTAACTAAAAATGCTCCAACGGATGAAAAGGATGACTCCACTATGTCTTCTTCAAAACCTTTTGCATTCGGTAAGGGTTTTTCCTTTGGTAGTGGCTTTGGAGTATTAAGTAAGAACGAAGCTGCCCCAACGAAGAAAGACAATGACGAAACTAACGAAAAGGATGAGAAGGAAAAATCGTCAACTGTACCAATAGAATCTACTCCTTCAGTAAAACTACATAGGCAGGACGTCAAATCTGGTGAAGAACTGGACGAATGTGTGTTTCTGGCAAACGCAAAACTATACCAACTGTCAGACATCAAAGAAGGCTGGAAAGAAAGAGGTGTAGGAACTTTAAAGATcaataaaaacaaaaatacaaataagCATCGTATTTTGATGAGATCTCGTGGGATCTTGAAAGTTATACTAAATCTACCTTTGATTAAAGGTTTCTCTGTCCAGAAAGGTTTCCCAGGCTCTTTACAAAGTGAGAAATTCGTAAGAATAATCGCAATGGATGATCATAAAACTCCTGTCACATATGCATTGAAAACTGGCAAGGAGGAAACAAGAGATGAATTATACGATAACATTACTAAATCAATCGGGGACGAATAA
- the FIS1 gene encoding Fis1p (similar to Saccharomyces cerevisiae FIS1 (YIL065C); ancestral locus Anc_7.255) gives MTKNDFLPTLEDANDPLFPQQIEILRQQVIAEGGDEATIQSRFNYAWALIKSQDIDDERLGIKILTDIYKEFPSRRRECLYYLTIGCYKVSEYSMAKKYIDVLHSHEPNNKQVQNLKKVVEGKIQSETIKGVAIGAGVIAGVATLIGIMSRSRKR, from the coding sequence ATGACTAAAAACGACTTTTTGCCCACGCTGGAGGATGCAAATGATCCTTTGTTCCCACAGCAGATAGAAATTTTGCGTCAACAAGTCATCGCCGAAGGGGGTGATGAAGCCACCATACAATCAAGGTTCAACTATGCTTGGGCACTGATTAAATCGCAAGATATCGATGATGAAAGGCTGGGCATTAAAATATTGACTGATATATACAAGGAATTTCCAAGTAGGAGAAGAGAATGCCTTTATTATCTAACTATAGGCTGCTACAAGGTAAGTGAATACAGCATGGCTAAAAAATATATCGATGTATTGCACTCTCATGAACCCAACAATAAACAGGTTCAGAACCTTAAAAAAGTGGTAGAAGGAAAAATACAAAGTGAAACAATTAAAGGCGTTGCCATTGGGGCTGGTGTTATCGCAGGTGTTGCCACTTTAATTGGTATCATGTCAAGATCCAGAAAGAGGTAA
- the EFM4 gene encoding Efm4p (similar to Saccharomyces cerevisiae YIL064W; ancestral locus Anc_7.254) → MEDTTKLNTSKLGTKQYWDDFYALERQNFRENPEDTGECWFDDSNGEMKMVEFLSDNIGQHSIKQDSSVLDMGTGNGHLLFELIENDFTGKMYGVDYSQESVTFAQEIAKEKGLDDGIVFSQADIFDTAWNPGEFDIVLDKGTLDAVALSGFKVDGDRPITEVYNKVIEKLLKKGGVFLITSCNFTQDELIKIIENDKLKFWHSIHYPVLEFGGVKGSTICSVAFIKE, encoded by the coding sequence ATGGAAGATACTACGAAGCTCAATACATCAAAATTAGGTACAAAGCAATACTGGGATGATTTCTATGCCTTGGAAAGACAGAATTTCAGAGAAAACCCAGAAGACACTGGTGAATGTTGGTTTGACGATAGCAACGgagaaatgaaaatggttGAGTTTCTTTCTGATAATATAGGACAGCATTCTATCAAGCAAGATAGTTCAGTACTCGATATGGGGACTGGAAACGGTCATTTGCTGTTTGAATTGATCGAGAACGATTTCACAGGCAAAATGTATGGTGTAGACTATTCTCAAGAAAGTGTTACATTTGCACAGGAGATAGCAAAAGAGAAAGGTCTTGATGATGGTATAGTATTTTCTCAGGcagatatttttgatactGCATGGAATCCCGGGGAGTTTGATATCGTACTAGATAAGGGAACCTTAGATGCTGTTGCATTGAGTGGATTCAAGGTTGATGGTGACAGGCCCATTACTGAAGTGTATAATAAAGTAATTGAGaagcttttgaagaaaggGGGGGTCTTCTTGATAACGTCATGTAATTTCACTCAAGACGAACTCATTAAGattatagaaaatgataaattgaaattctggcattcaattcattatcCAGTCTTAGAATTCGGTGGAGTTAAGGGAAGCACCATATGTAGCGTTGCATTTATTAAAGAGTGA
- the KAFR0B01400 gene encoding uncharacterized protein (similar to Saccharomyces cerevisiae YER067W and YIL057C; ancestral locus Anc_7.248) has translation MAKKNKGPKYNTIVTKAGESLKVFEDLNDFEVFLKNETEDNEFDKIHCQLKYYPPFILAQAHDDPEKIKETANCHSKKFVRHLHHHVEKHLLKDIRAAVGQPDLKFKNKSKEEQFDKITWNYNDEAECNDRKFNVRIQVSCNNNNAMVDVDYKTDPL, from the coding sequence ATGGCAAAGAAGAACAAAGGTCCAAAATACAATACCATCGTCACCAAAGCAGGTGAATCATTGAAAgtctttgaagatttaaatgattttgaagtttttttaaaaaatgaaactgaagataatgaatttgataagatCCATTGCCAACTAAAGTACTACCCGCCTTTCATATTAGCTCAAGCTCATGATGATccagaaaagattaaagaaACTGCAAATTGTCACTCCAAGAAATTTGTCAGACACTTACACCACCACGTGGAAAAGCATCTCTTAAAGGATATCAGAGCTGCTGTGGGTCAACCTGATTTAaagttcaaaaataaatcaaaagaagaacaatttgataaaattactTGGAATTATAATGATGAAGCGGAATGTAATGACAGGAAGTTTAATGTCCGCATTCAAGTCTCctgtaataataacaacgCAATGGTGGATGTTGACTACAAAACTGATCCATTGTAA